GAACCGAAATCAGCTTTGGCTCGATCTCGGCTGACACACGCTGCCGACGACTACCATCCAGCAACCATAGTGAAGGATAAAACTCCCATTCCCCATCAAGTAAGAGCACGCCGCCATCATCTGCATTCCAATGACGCAAATCCAGCTGCCCGTTCGTAATGGACACCTGCTCTTGATGAGGCAACAATACCATCCACACCATGCGCAGGCTCGATAGAATGACTAACAATAACCCTATTAACAAGATCATATGACTCTTTTTCATTTGGTATATGGGTGAGTCGTTTGCCAAGAAGTATTCTCTCCTAATCCATTCTAATGTAGGCACTGCTCCATGCAAGAACAACCATTGACGACTTCCATGCCATCAATGGTTGTTTTAAGTTGCTTCATTATTTATTGCTCAATTTATCAATTTCAGCAGCTATGCAATTAATACTCTTACCGCTGCACGCGTCAATTGTTCAATATCCAAAAATTGTCCTACATTAGATTAACAACCCTATCTATACAAAATCTATACAGGGTGGCCTAGGGCATTGACAGCGATTCTATGACGGGACACAAACTATATAGACAACAAAAAAAGAGCGTCCCCCTTATGGGAAACGCCCTTTCTAGTTCTCCGAATTATTTCAAGCCCAGTACTTCAAAATCATAAATCCGCGTAGCCGTGTCCCCGCCTTGCGTCGCCTTCTCTATTTGAAGACGCACGTACTGTGCGGAGGTGAGTTCGATGGCATGGCTGCTGACCGCTTTCGTATTGTCTTTGACCGATACCGCGTCCTTCCATTCCTTGCCATCCGAGCTTACCTGAATGGTAAATGCCCGCGTATTGAACGCGGCCGGCTCGCCCCCGGCTTCCGCATGCTTGATCGCGAATTCGCTGAGCTTATGCTCGGCTCCCAGGTCCACCGTCAGCCAGTGAGGCCCGTCTCCAACAGCACACCACTTGGTGGCGGCGTTACCGTCCACCGCAAATGCAGGTGCTTCCTTCTCATTCACGAAGCTGGATGCTGATGTTTCCTTGCCAAGAGCAAGGTTGCCCACGCCATTCTCCGCTTCCCGTGTAACCGTGATGAGTTTCTTCCGAACCAAGTCCTCGCCAACGCTATTTGTAGCGGTTAGCGTCACTTCGTACGTTCCTTCCTCCGGATAGGTCACTTTAGGATTCTGCTCCGTGCTGGATGCTGGCTGTCCGCCCGGGAAGCTCCAGCTCCAGGACTCCGTCACTTCCGAGGAAAGATCTGTGAATTGTACCGTTTCTCCCGGTGCGATCAGTGTTTTATCCGCTTTGAAGGCTGCAACCGGCTTCGGATATTCCGGCTAGTCAAAGCTTACCGACGATGCTTTTCCTTGTTCGTAATGTCGGTTTACCGGAATCACGGCCATCTTGGTTGCCTGCTCTTTCAGCATCCGCTTCATTTCCGGCACGTAATATACCGTATTCCCCGTCATGCCCATCAACTCGGACTTGCCGTCCGGATGAACCCGGTACACCTGGTAGTACATCACGTCCTCAGCCTGTTTCGGTGCCTTCCAAGACAATCGCGCATCTCCATATATTCCGTCGCGGAAATCATTATCGATGACCTGAAGATCGGTCACCTGGTGCGGTTTCTTCGCCTTATCGTTCACCTGAGTAACAGCCAGTTTTCCAATATTCACCCGATAATCCGCTATATCCGCGGCTGATTCGAATTGCAGCGAGATTCCCACAATCGTGCGGCCTTTATACTTGTTCAGCTTAACGCTGCCCTGCTTCCAATCCTGATCGGCACCCGTGGCGGTCCACTTGCCAGGCTCGAAAAATTCATACCGATCCGGCGCATCGGAGAATGCCAACCCAATCTTCACCTTGGCGTCCTTCGCATTGTCCGCATAGACGAGCGATACTTCCGTCGTCGGTTCTACCGGGATATTCGCCTTATACAGCTTGACATGAGTAGAGGAGCCTTTGCTTACGGCACCCGCCACCTGAAGCGAGCTGCCTCCGTAGTAAGATTTGCTGAAGTCAAATCCAGGCTTGAGGGCTTCACCCTTGCCATTGGTTTCCGTGATCCAGCGCCAGGTCGGCAAAATATCCTGCAGGCTCCGATTGCTCCAGTCCCTGCTCCGCATCACTTTACCGTCCACCGCAAACATATGGCCGTTCCCGGTATTGAAATGGGTGACAAATTCGGAATCGGTGAGCACGGTTTTGGCCACCACATCATTCGCAATCCCTCTCCAGGCGAGCGGATCGGTCCCTTCAGGCTGCGAGGTATTAGCCGGATTCATGCCAGGTCCCGCCCAGAAGATCTGCTCCTTTTTCATATACTCCTCATGGGTTTCGGAGCTGTTGAACGCCCAATCGGGACGATAAATGCCAAGTGAAGTCGTGGCTTTCTTCCCATCCGGGAACACAACCGGCCAATTGAACTTGCCTTCGTAGCCCTTCGCCTCCACGTCGATGCCGGCATATAAATCATACGGACTGCGGCCAAGCTCCGCCGCTTTGGCCGGAGAGTTCAAGAACGGAGTAATGTAATCGTATTGGCCGTTCTTCTCGTCTTTGAACTGCCAGCGGAAATCGATGAACATATTGTCGGAAACCCGCTGATTTCCCTCCTGGAAGAACATCTCGTTCTTGTCCGTCAAAGCCCCCTGCCACTTCACCGGTCCTTCCTTGATCATGGAATCGTACCAGATCACTTCCATGCTCGGCGCTTTTTTCTGCTGAAGATACGTTAAAAACTCAGCCATCTTGGCGGCATCCTCAGGCGTTCCGCCCTGAGTCTCCTGATTGATGAACCAGCCATCAAATCCGTAATACTTAGCAACCTCAATCAGTTTGTCTGCAACCGGGAAGGATCCATCCTCCCGCTGCTTTAACAGATCATGCATCCACTGGATTTTGCCTCCATGCTCGGTTTGCGGCAAGAAAACGGTTCCAAAAACAGGTACGCCATTCTTGTGAGCCGCATCGATCACGTCGGCGCTTGGCGGAACGATCAATCCCTCGCCTGCCGAACCGCCCCACATCACCAGCTTGTCGATATACTGCCAATTGCTGAACGTATAGGTATGGAACTTCTCCGAGCCTTGGGAAGGAGCTCCGCTTGTGCTTGGATACATGGAAGCGATCGATAAAACCTTCACTTCCTCCTTGGCATTGCTGTTTATCTTATGACCCTGGATACGCTGATCCTCCAGCTTAACCGTTCCCCGATTAAACAGGGCATCCTTATCCGTGGACGGCGACCATTCCAGCAGCGTGTTCGGATACCAATATGACGAGTGAGGTTGTGCTGCTTCGGCTTCTCCAGCAAAACCCGTCAGGGACGCGGCCAGCACTGCCGTGCTCATCCATACCGTCATTCTGCGTTTCCACTGGGCTTTCGTTAAATAATCCGGTTTGATTCGTTTCATGGGAAAACCTCCTGTTTAATTCATGATTTCGTGGTGACAATGAATGCGTTTTCCATCTAATAGAAGGAATGACAGAGAGAAACGGCCGCTTTAGATCAGCCGTTTCTACCCCCTCATACACTTTTATGGATTACTTGTTTTGAGCCTTCCACTCATCAAACTGCTTTTGAGCTTCAGCGATAACTTTGTCAATTCCAGCATCCTGGAATTTTTGTTTTGCTTTTGGCAAGTATTCTTCAGGATCGATGGAGCCGGTGTACAGTGCAGGAATGAATTCTTTCGCTACGTTGGTGATGGCCGCAACCTCCGTTTTTACCGGAGCCGTGTCGAAGTTAAAGCCGAACGTAGGAGCTACCACAGCGGAGCTGTTAAATTTCTCGAATGCTTCCCATTTGTCTTCAGGCTCGCCTTCATGAAGATACGTCAGGAACATATTGCCGAGCGCAAATCCAGGCATGGCATAGCTTTCCTGCATAGCAGGCATATCCTCGATGTATGGTCCTTCAAGCTTCTTGTAATGCGTGCCTTCCAAACCGTATTGAATCATATTGCGCAGCTTCTCATCCGTGTTCAGCAGGTTCAAGAACATCATCGCCCGCTCCGGATTTTTGGAGTACGAAGAAATCGCCATCATCGAGCCCGCAGCCGAGCTGGTGTAAATGACTGGATCGTGCATCGGTCTTGTCACAATGTCATATCCCGCGTTTCTGGACCAGCCGAGCTCCGCGTATGGCTGTGTAATCTCGCGGTCCACGAGCCATTTGCCGGTTTTGATGTTATCAATGCCGTCGAGCGTCGCTACGTCCTCGCGTACATAACCCGCTTTATAATATTTGCGCATCGTGGTCAGAGCCGATTTCAGTTCAGGTGAATCCAGCAGATTCTCAAATTTAAAGTCTTTGGTGTCAAGGTACATACCGATTGGAATTTCATCGCCAAGCGGGAAGTCGACCGGTAAGTACGGCTTAAAGCCTTTCGGTACGGCAAGCGGTGTAATATCCGCAGGCTCGTTCTCTTTAATCGTTTTCAGAAGCGGCTCCAGATCCTCAAGTGTTGTCACCTTGGAAATGTCCAGGTTGTACTTATCCAGATACTTCTTATTGAAACGCCATACAAACTGCTGTGCCAATTCCTTGTTGGCCGGGATGCCATAGTTCACGCCGTTGACCTTCGTTCCTTCCAAGAAACGAGGATCCAGCGCTTCCTTAATGCCTTTTCCATATTGATCAAGCAGATCATTCAGCGGCTTAAATGCGCCCTTCGCTGCATTTGGAAGATAATCGAACGCCCATGAGCTAGTGAAGGCGATGTCGTAATTCTCGCCGGAGCTTGTAATAACCTGCATCCGCTGGCTGTAATCGCCCCAGTCGATCATACTGATCTCGAGCGTTGCATTGATTTTTTCCGTCAAATATTTATTGATTTCCTCTTGAACCACGGGAAGATCCTTCTGGTTAGGCCCGATCATATACATTTTCAGTTTGACCGGATCCAGCTTGGAAACATCGACCGTGCCGTCGCTCTGAACGGCTGCCTCTTCCTTCGCAGGCTCGCCGGACTTAGCGCCTTCCTTGCTGCCGCAAGCCGACAATACAACCGTCAGCAGAAGCACAAGAGCAAGGGACAGTATAGAAACCTTTTTCTTAAACATGTGTTTTCCCCCTGTATCACTTAATGGTTAATGCTATATTGACACCGCTTACACACCTGAAACATCAAAGCCGGATTTCTCCGGCAGTGTGCGATGCGGGTACAACCATATGAAATTAGCCTTTGACCGAGCCTACCGTCAGGCCCTGGACAAAATATCGCTGGAAGAACGGATACGCCATAACAATCGGCAGTGTCGCCAATACGACCATCGCCATCCTTACCGTCTCTGTTGGCAGGCCGGCTGCTGCATCGAATGAACCGATATTCTGCGCATTCTGCGTCAGGAAGTCCATGTTCTTCTCGATCTTCATCAGCATGAACTGCAGCGGTGGCGTTGCCTGTGGATTGTTATAATACAGCAAGGCATTAAACCAGTCGTTCCAGTAACCCAAAGAGCTGAACAAACCAATCGTTGCAATCCCCGGCAGCGAGACCGGCAGCACGATTCGGATAAAGGTCAGAAACTCGCCGGCGCCGTCGATTTTGGCGGACTCGATAATTTCATCCGGAATCGTCGTTTGGAAAAAGGTCCTCATGACGATGATGGAGAACGCGCTCAAGGATAAAGGAAATATCAACGCCCAGATCGTGTTTTGCAGATGCAGGAACTGGGTCATCACGATATAACCAGGTACCATACCGCCCGAGAACAGCATGGTAAAGAATGCAAGGAAGCTGAAAAAGCCTCGAAATTCAAAGTTTCGGCGAGACAATGCATAGGCATAAGTCGTAACCAATGCCAGACTCACCAGCGTCCCCAGTACCGTAACCAGGAGCGTTAAGCTGAATGAGGACAGCAGCTCGCCTCCCGTTTCAAAAATATATTCGTACGCCGCCGTACTGAACTGACTCGGCAGCAGCCTGAAGCCTTCCAAGACCAGCGTCTGTTCGTCGGTCAAGGAAATAATAATAACAAATAGAAACGGAAAGATACAGGAGAACGAGAAGATGCCGATCACGATATTAAAAATCGTATTCCACAATGGGGAGATGGCGTTGTAGTCTCTCTTCTTTGAACGCTTTGCCGGCTGATTCGCGGTTTGCGTGGATAGCTGCGTCATGAACGGTACACCTCCCTCGGATTAGAAGATCGCATGATCTTTTTCAATTCGTCGAACGATATAGTTGGCAACTAGAATCAGAACCAGCCCTACAAGCGATTGGTACAAGCCCGCTGCCGTACTCATTCCGATGTCCCCCATATTGATCAGTCCGCGGTAGACGAAGGTATCGATAACATTCGTTACCGGGTAGAGAGCGCCCGAGTCCTTCGGAAGCTGATAGAACAATCCGAAATCGGAACGGAAGATGCCCCCGATGGCCAGTATGGTCAGTATGATCATAAGCGGCTTCAAGAGCGGAATCGTAATGTACCGCGTTTGCTTCCACTTGTTGGCTCCATCGATAACAGCCGCTTCATAATAAGACTTGTCGATCCCTGTAATAGCTGCCAGGTAAATAACGCTGTTGTAGCCCACGCCTTTCCAGATGCCGACAAAAACGAGAATGAAGGGCCAATATTTAGCTTCGGCGTACCAGCTGATCGGCTCTCCCCCGAAATAAGTGATGATTTGATTCAACGTCCCTTTGTCTACGCTCAAGAAGGTGAACGCAAAATAACTGATAATAACCCACGACAAAAAATGCGGCAGAAACATGCCGGTCTGATATACCTTGGCCGTCCGCTTGTTGACCAGCTCGCTTAGCATGATCGCAAAGCCCACCGCAATGATCAGGCCCAGGATAATAAAAGCCAGGTTGTACAGAATCGTATTCCTCGTAATGATATAGGCATCATTGGTTGTAAACAGATATTCGAAGTTTTTGAACCCTACCCATTCGCTGTTGAACACGCTGGCAAAAAATCCGTCCGGGCTTATACGGAAGTCCTTAAACGCGAGAACGGTGCCAAACATGGGCAAGTAAGCAAAGATAAGAAACCAGATGGTTCCGGGCAGTATCATCAGCAGCATAAACCGGTTGCGTATAACCTTTTTGATGAACCCCGACATGAGCACTCCTCCTCTTCCCCGTTAAATACAAGTGATGCGACTGTTCTAGAAGATCCCCCATGATCTATGTCAATGCGGCTATTCTATCACTCACCCTTAACTACTATCATTGTGCCAAGTAAGCGCTATCGCGCTCAAGTTGAAAAATACTAGAACGGGATGGATAAATTAAAGAATCCCCAGAAAATAACAAAAAACAGGCCAAAGCTTATCAGCCCTGAGCCTGTCACTAGACGGTTTACGGTTTATTTAGATCCGATACATGGACCTCATTTCAGTTGGAGACACGCCCGTATATTTTTTGAACTGCCTGTAAAAGTACGAGCTGTCCGTGTAACCTACGCTGAACGCAATATCCGCCGTCTTTTGATCGGTATGTAACAGAAGCTGCGTGGCTTTCTCGATGCGGTACTGGTTCAAATAATCCGAGAAGCTTGCTCCGACCTCCTGCTGAAAAAGCTGCCCCAAATAATTCGGATGCATCTGCAGCCGCTGGCTCAGCGTCTTCAGGGAAAGCTCTTCCGGATAATGGTGCTGGACCTGCTCTACAAGGAACGAGACGTGCAGGCTATAGCCCTGATCCGCTTCTTCCAGGCGCGCAAGGCTGCGCTCGACGATACGCCACACATGATTTCGGAGTCCCTGGAGCGTATTAATCCGGTGCATTGGCGTAAACACCTCGCTGTAATCGGGGTTCTTCTCCATATCCTTCGCCGCGATCATCAGCTGGACTGCCGCATTCAAGCAGCTTCCCCGGGGTACCGTCTGCTCTCCGCTGTCACCGCCGAGAACGGACTCGATATAAGCCTGCAAGGACGGAACGTCTCCCTCGATCAGTAGCTTCGCGAACGTGTCGGGGCGAGCGGACGGCGAAGAAGCCTGAACGGTCTCCGGTTCCGCAGGCGGACTGTACAGCGTCATGTCATCTCCGGCAATCAGACAGGCGTTGAAGTGGCTCTTCGCCTTCCTGTAGCTCTCCTGAATGTCTTTGAAATCATTGAATCCCGCATTTCCTTCGGAGCACCACATGCGCAAGCCAGTCAGCTCCCTCAGCTTGACCATGGCATTTCTCATACCCTCCCGTGCGGCATCCCTCCGCTCAGTCATCGCGACCGACATCACCACGATGTCGTCATCCGCATCGGGGAAGCAGATCACCTCATGATCTCCCCCAAGCTCTTCCGAGAAAGCCCGGCAATATTCATCGGCTAGGCTGGTCAAGCGATAGAGCTGGGATACCGGGCGTTCGTCAGATATGAGCCGCAATACGTAAACCTGGTAAGACACATAATTCAGCGGAATTCCGAGAAGCTCGGCTCTTTGTTTTAATTCCGAGCTTTTGATGTCGCCGTTGACCCATCGCTGCAAAATATTGCTGCGGAGAATCTTCCAATCCTCTTCGGAGCGAAACCGTTTCAATTCCTCGCGCTCCCAATCGCCTCGGATATGCTTAATGGTGGCTTCCAGCTCCTCAATGTTGATCGGCTTCAAAATGTAATTCTGAATGCCGAGCGTGATCCCCACCTTCACATATTCAAATTCTTCGTACCCGCTCAGCACTATGAATTTGGTGCGGGGATGCATTTCCTTTACCTTCTTGATCAGCTCGAGCCCGTTCATTCTGGGCATCATAATGTCCGTGATCAGCAGATCCACGGGCTCTTCCTTCAACCTCTCAAGCGCCTGTAACCCATCGTTGGCCGAACCAGACACATGCAGGTCGTAGTCCTGCCAATCCACAATGGTGGCTAAGCCCTGAGCGATCAAAGGCTCGTCATCAACAAAAAATACCTTCCTCATGTCGTCTCCCCCTTGCGAAGCATCGGTATTTCCATGCGGACCTCGGTTCCCTGTCCTTCCGTACTGTTTATAGTCACTCCGTAATCATTCCCGTAGTTCAGCACGATTCGTTCATGCACGTTCATCAGCCCGATCGAACGATGGCCCTTTTCGGGAGGCTGGAGAACCTTGTTCAGCGTGCCGCGAATTTGGGTCAGCTTTTCCTCCGGAATGCCCGTTCCATTGTCCG
This Paenibacillus sp. JZ16 DNA region includes the following protein-coding sequences:
- a CDS encoding response regulator transcription factor, which translates into the protein MRKVFFVDDEPLIAQGLATIVDWQDYDLHVSGSANDGLQALERLKEEPVDLLITDIMMPRMNGLELIKKVKEMHPRTKFIVLSGYEEFEYVKVGITLGIQNYILKPINIEELEATIKHIRGDWEREELKRFRSEEDWKILRSNILQRWVNGDIKSSELKQRAELLGIPLNYVSYQVYVLRLISDERPVSQLYRLTSLADEYCRAFSEELGGDHEVICFPDADDDIVVMSVAMTERRDAAREGMRNAMVKLRELTGLRMWCSEGNAGFNDFKDIQESYRKAKSHFNACLIAGDDMTLYSPPAEPETVQASSPSARPDTFAKLLIEGDVPSLQAYIESVLGGDSGEQTVPRGSCLNAAVQLMIAAKDMEKNPDYSEVFTPMHRINTLQGLRNHVWRIVERSLARLEEADQGYSLHVSFLVEQVQHHYPEELSLKTLSQRLQMHPNYLGQLFQQEVGASFSDYLNQYRIEKATQLLLHTDQKTADIAFSVGYTDSSYFYRQFKKYTGVSPTEMRSMYRI
- a CDS encoding ABC transporter substrate-binding protein, with amino-acid sequence MFKKKVSILSLALVLLLTVVLSACGSKEGAKSGEPAKEEAAVQSDGTVDVSKLDPVKLKMYMIGPNQKDLPVVQEEINKYLTEKINATLEISMIDWGDYSQRMQVITSSGENYDIAFTSSWAFDYLPNAAKGAFKPLNDLLDQYGKGIKEALDPRFLEGTKVNGVNYGIPANKELAQQFVWRFNKKYLDKYNLDISKVTTLEDLEPLLKTIKENEPADITPLAVPKGFKPYLPVDFPLGDEIPIGMYLDTKDFKFENLLDSPELKSALTTMRKYYKAGYVREDVATLDGIDNIKTGKWLVDREITQPYAELGWSRNAGYDIVTRPMHDPVIYTSSAAGSMMAISSYSKNPERAMMFLNLLNTDEKLRNMIQYGLEGTHYKKLEGPYIEDMPAMQESYAMPGFALGNMFLTYLHEGEPEDKWEAFEKFNSSAVVAPTFGFNFDTAPVKTEVAAITNVAKEFIPALYTGSIDPEEYLPKAKQKFQDAGIDKVIAEAQKQFDEWKAQNK
- a CDS encoding carbohydrate ABC transporter permease; amino-acid sequence: MTQLSTQTANQPAKRSKKRDYNAISPLWNTIFNIVIGIFSFSCIFPFLFVIIISLTDEQTLVLEGFRLLPSQFSTAAYEYIFETGGELLSSFSLTLLVTVLGTLVSLALVTTYAYALSRRNFEFRGFFSFLAFFTMLFSGGMVPGYIVMTQFLHLQNTIWALIFPLSLSAFSIIVMRTFFQTTIPDEIIESAKIDGAGEFLTFIRIVLPVSLPGIATIGLFSSLGYWNDWFNALLYYNNPQATPPLQFMLMKIEKNMDFLTQNAQNIGSFDAAAGLPTETVRMAMVVLATLPIVMAYPFFQRYFVQGLTVGSVKG
- a CDS encoding ABC transporter permease → MSGFIKKVIRNRFMLLMILPGTIWFLIFAYLPMFGTVLAFKDFRISPDGFFASVFNSEWVGFKNFEYLFTTNDAYIITRNTILYNLAFIILGLIIAVGFAIMLSELVNKRTAKVYQTGMFLPHFLSWVIISYFAFTFLSVDKGTLNQIITYFGGEPISWYAEAKYWPFILVFVGIWKGVGYNSVIYLAAITGIDKSYYEAAVIDGANKWKQTRYITIPLLKPLMIILTILAIGGIFRSDFGLFYQLPKDSGALYPVTNVIDTFVYRGLINMGDIGMSTAAGLYQSLVGLVLILVANYIVRRIEKDHAIF